One segment of Spodoptera frugiperda isolate SF20-4 chromosome 5, AGI-APGP_CSIRO_Sfru_2.0, whole genome shotgun sequence DNA contains the following:
- the LOC118271859 gene encoding uncharacterized protein LOC118271859: MKTFIVFAVVIVCCFAQRSPYAGRLPIGYPYIEPSTAAPTTAGLGNRFGDDVGTTTTIRLPLEALGDAELVRRLSKLPIEHQPFWLLNWRALEENRNRPQTYPQRGNSFIEDKFNANSLQLNSLQGFEKN; this comes from the exons ATGAAGACATTCATAGTATTCGCCGTTGTTATCGTCTGCTGCTTTGCCCAAAGATCGCCGTACGCTGGGCGACTACCCATTGGGTACCCTTACATTGAACCCAGCACTGCCGCCCCCACCACTGCAGGATTAGGCAACAG ATTTGGAGATGACGTTGGCACAACAACAACCATCAGACTGCCTCTCGAAGCTCTTGGAGATGCTGAACTAGTCCGCCGGTTAAGCAAACTGCCAATCGAACACCAGCCCTTCTGGCTTCTCAACTGGAGGGCTTTGGAAGAAAACAGGAATCGCCCTCAGACTTACCCTCAAAGAGGCAACAGTTTCATTGAAGATAAATTCAACGCTAACTCCCTACAGCTAAATAGTCTCCAAGGCtttgaaaaaaattaa